The Pedobacter roseus genome contains a region encoding:
- a CDS encoding putative toxin-antitoxin system toxin component, PIN family gives MKVVLDTNVLLISIPKKSKYRSIFDALINGHFQAVISNDILSEYVEIIEQKTTFLIASSIAELLLHLKNVEKVDIYFEWKLILSDLDDNKYVDAYVCGNADYIITNDHHFKILKQIEFPKVNILTIDEFLTTIEK, from the coding sequence ATGAAAGTTGTACTTGATACGAATGTACTTCTTATTTCAATTCCTAAAAAATCAAAATATAGGTCAATCTTCGATGCACTAATTAATGGGCATTTCCAGGCTGTAATTAGTAACGATATTTTATCTGAATATGTCGAAATTATAGAACAAAAGACAACTTTCCTAATTGCAAGTAGCATCGCTGAATTATTGCTACATCTTAAAAATGTAGAAAAGGTTGATATTTATTTTGAATGGAAACTAATTTTATCTGATTTAGATGATAATAAATACGTTGATGCATACGTGTGCGGTAATGCTGATTATATCATAACTAATGATCATCATTTTAAAATCTTGAAACAAATAGAATTTCCTAAAGTTAATATTCTAACAATTGATGAGTTTTTAACAACGATCGAAAAATAA
- a CDS encoding DUF2306 domain-containing protein yields MKSISYKQVAWLLFFTYFFMLMVQLTLRYVPLSSEVSFLQIKQTEVSGIKAYLPIFYVHVYSAIFVLLAGFTQFNARILTNYPKIHKSLGYLYVSFVLVFASPSGIFIGWFANGGLIAKTSFIILGILWFWFTLKATLLILKRKITAHKKFMYRSFALAASAITLRLWKVILVYLFHPAPMDVYQIIAWLGWIPNLLIAEWLIKKKIV; encoded by the coding sequence ATGAAAAGCATCAGCTATAAACAGGTGGCCTGGCTATTGTTTTTTACGTACTTTTTTATGCTGATGGTGCAGCTTACTTTGCGTTATGTCCCGCTGAGCAGTGAAGTATCCTTTCTGCAGATCAAGCAGACCGAAGTATCCGGAATAAAAGCCTACCTGCCCATATTTTATGTGCATGTATACAGTGCTATATTTGTGTTATTAGCTGGTTTTACACAGTTTAATGCCAGAATTTTAACTAACTATCCTAAAATACACAAATCTTTAGGCTATTTGTATGTGAGCTTTGTGTTAGTGTTTGCCTCACCATCCGGTATTTTTATTGGTTGGTTTGCAAATGGAGGCTTAATAGCAAAAACCTCATTTATAATTTTGGGTATTTTATGGTTCTGGTTTACCTTAAAAGCCACCTTATTGATCCTGAAAAGAAAAATAACTGCTCATAAAAAGTTTATGTACCGCAGTTTTGCCCTGGCAGCTTCGGCCATCACTTTAAGGCTATGGAAAGTTATTTTAGTATATTTATTCCACCCGGCGCCGATGGATGTGTATCAGATTATTGCCTGGCTGGGCTGGATACCCAATTTGTTGATTGCCGAGTGGCTGATCAAAAAGAAGATTGTTTGA
- a CDS encoding YARHG domain-containing protein, with the protein MKKILLLALIPFLMLSCRDTKKKDNVKSTAVAQPEIHKELYGFWVGDFYTTDELEYEGDMSDAVKKLNINIKKITKDTVIAQSVVSGNSRPLLGKLSEDGSKITLVLDEPGTEKYDGKFEITLVGDTLIGKWNAYKKELKWPEKEFKLLKKNFEYNANLMLPSESSYVDWSDHKMVKRVDTLEDGTVDSLEANPFYRSASEQIFKLNASTNVLKEEDVKNLRKLDLQIIKNTIFARHGYAFKKQTFRNFFDPVEWYVPVKNNVDNDLTAVENKNIKLLDRFTKYAEDNYDAFGR; encoded by the coding sequence ATGAAAAAAATCTTATTACTCGCTCTGATCCCTTTTTTGATGCTCTCATGCAGAGACACGAAAAAGAAAGATAATGTAAAATCCACAGCAGTTGCTCAGCCAGAAATCCACAAAGAACTGTACGGTTTTTGGGTTGGTGATTTTTACACAACAGATGAATTAGAGTACGAAGGAGATATGTCGGATGCTGTTAAAAAACTGAATATCAACATCAAAAAAATCACTAAAGATACGGTAATTGCACAAAGCGTAGTTTCTGGTAACAGCCGTCCGCTATTGGGTAAATTATCTGAAGACGGAAGTAAAATCACTTTGGTTTTAGATGAGCCAGGCACCGAAAAATACGATGGAAAATTTGAAATCACACTGGTTGGCGATACCTTAATAGGAAAATGGAATGCCTACAAAAAAGAACTTAAATGGCCTGAAAAAGAATTTAAATTACTCAAAAAGAACTTTGAATATAATGCAAACCTGATGCTGCCATCAGAATCGAGTTATGTAGACTGGAGTGATCACAAGATGGTAAAAAGAGTGGATACTTTAGAGGATGGTACAGTTGATTCCCTTGAGGCCAATCCTTTTTATAGAAGTGCATCCGAACAGATTTTTAAATTAAACGCATCAACCAACGTACTAAAAGAAGAGGATGTAAAGAATTTAAGAAAACTCGATCTGCAGATTATCAAAAATACCATTTTTGCCAGACATGGTTATGCTTTTAAAAAGCAGACCTTTAGAAATTTTTTCGATCCGGTAGAATGGTATGTTCCTGTAAAAAACAACGTTGATAATGATCTAACGGCTGTTGAAAACAAAAATATTAAGTTATTAGACCGCTTTACAAAATACGCTGAAGATAATTATGATGCTTTTGGCCGTTAA
- a CDS encoding YkvA family protein: protein MKLNREKILGFFKKSESKASVILSNKTKANKTIKDALGKAVTNKGDLEGVWSKLVLLFAVSKDYVNGDYNEIPKRSIIAILGGLIYFLSPIDVIPDFVPVLGFVDDIYILNLVYRQVVKDLEKYKAWKDAQGKFIGDINGSTAT, encoded by the coding sequence ATGAAATTGAACAGGGAAAAAATATTAGGTTTCTTTAAAAAATCCGAAAGCAAGGCTTCGGTGATTCTAAGTAATAAAACCAAAGCCAATAAAACTATAAAAGATGCTTTAGGCAAGGCCGTCACCAATAAAGGTGATCTGGAAGGCGTTTGGTCTAAACTGGTTCTGCTTTTCGCTGTATCAAAGGATTATGTAAATGGCGACTACAATGAAATCCCCAAAAGATCAATCATTGCCATTTTGGGAGGATTAATATACTTTTTGTCGCCGATAGATGTGATTCCGGATTTTGTACCTGTGCTGGGGTTTGTTGATGATATTTATATCTTAAACCTGGTTTATAGACAGGTAGTTAAAGATCTTGAAAAATATAAAGCCTGGAAAGATGCCCAGGGGAAATTTATCGGTGATATTAATGGTTCAACAGCAACATAG
- a CDS encoding DUF2752 domain-containing protein: MVQQQHSFLDWLGNHLFSCPFKANFGIDCPGCGLQRSVLALFRGDLIASFKFYPATIPLLFVVLFTIVHLKVDFKFGAQLIKIVFAGVAVIILINYIYKIYTHQLI; encoded by the coding sequence ATGGTTCAACAGCAACATAGTTTTCTCGATTGGTTGGGAAATCACCTTTTTAGCTGTCCTTTTAAAGCGAATTTTGGGATAGATTGTCCAGGTTGTGGCTTACAGCGTTCGGTTTTAGCCTTATTTAGAGGAGATCTGATTGCTTCTTTTAAATTTTATCCCGCAACAATCCCACTCCTTTTTGTGGTTTTGTTTACCATTGTTCACCTCAAAGTAGATTTTAAGTTTGGGGCACAGCTCATTAAAATCGTTTTTGCAGGTGTTGCAGTAATTATCTTAATCAATTACATTTACAAAATATATACTCACCAATTGATCTAA
- a CDS encoding CCC motif membrane protein, translating to MSEEQGNPEENKPIDLSKNQNPEPAPFQPLDQGPATPPPFQQPPPFQQPPPFGQFGGGFGQQNLPNATASLVMGILAIPACCFYGIFGLIFGVIAWILGAGDMKKYQLNPSLYTESSFKNAKAGKICGMIATILSLLFIVVVVLIIAGAIANPQMFDNFIKGMK from the coding sequence ATGTCAGAAGAACAAGGAAATCCCGAAGAAAATAAACCCATTGATCTTTCAAAGAATCAAAATCCCGAACCAGCACCTTTTCAGCCACTTGATCAGGGACCTGCAACGCCACCACCTTTCCAGCAACCGCCGCCATTTCAGCAGCCGCCGCCGTTTGGTCAGTTTGGAGGAGGTTTTGGTCAGCAAAACTTACCTAATGCAACAGCTTCACTTGTAATGGGGATTTTGGCCATTCCCGCTTGTTGCTTTTATGGCATATTTGGTTTGATTTTCGGTGTAATTGCCTGGATATTGGGCGCAGGTGATATGAAAAAGTATCAGTTAAATCCCAGTTTATATACCGAATCATCTTTTAAAAATGCGAAGGCAGGTAAAATCTGCGGAATGATTGCGACCATTTTAAGTTTATTATTTATTGTTGTTGTTGTACTTATTATTGCAGGCGCAATAGCTAACCCTCAGATGTTTGACAACTTTATAAAAGGTATGAAGTAG
- a CDS encoding BrxA/BrxB family bacilliredoxin, translating into MYPEYLVEPMRKELTNVGFQELKNAADVDQAIKGEGTVLVVVNSVCGCAAANARPAARAAAAHEKHPDKLVTVFAGMEKEAVDQARNYMMPFPPSSPAMALFKDGKLVHMIERHQIEGRPAQMIADNLIGAFEQYC; encoded by the coding sequence ATGTATCCAGAATATTTAGTAGAACCAATGCGTAAGGAATTAACTAACGTTGGTTTTCAAGAATTAAAAAACGCAGCAGACGTAGATCAAGCCATTAAAGGCGAAGGTACAGTGTTGGTAGTGGTGAACTCTGTTTGTGGTTGCGCGGCAGCAAATGCACGCCCGGCAGCCAGAGCAGCAGCAGCACACGAAAAACATCCTGATAAACTGGTTACCGTTTTTGCAGGTATGGAAAAAGAAGCAGTAGATCAGGCCAGGAACTACATGATGCCTTTCCCTCCATCTTCGCCGGCAATGGCATTATTTAAAGATGGTAAATTGGTACACATGATTGAGCGTCACCAGATTGAAGGTCGTCCGGCACAAATGATTGCTGATAACCTGATTGGTGCTTTTGAGCAATATTGCTAA
- the cdaA gene encoding diadenylate cyclase CdaA, whose amino-acid sequence MKGFDFDFLKVSPTDIVDIILVALLIYYVYTLIRNTLAVNLLVGMFIITVFYWIVKALHMELLTAIIDKFMSVGIIALIVIFHPEIRRFLLLIGKNAFLQKNKAWWGYLFGRKEIERNNLTRIKPIIDACKTMKKTRTGALMVFVKFYDEQFFANSCEIVDAKISKRLLESIFQKNSPLHDGAVVISENKIKSASCILPLTDNDQLPSQFGLRHRAGIGVSETTDAVAVIISEETGEISYAKQGRVRMNVSFGELEKLLNKDF is encoded by the coding sequence ATGAAAGGTTTTGATTTTGACTTCCTTAAAGTATCGCCAACTGATATCGTTGATATCATTCTGGTGGCCTTATTAATTTACTACGTTTATACCCTAATCCGCAATACGCTAGCCGTTAACCTGCTTGTAGGGATGTTTATTATTACAGTTTTTTACTGGATAGTAAAGGCTTTACACATGGAACTGCTAACCGCAATCATAGACAAGTTTATGAGTGTGGGGATTATAGCCCTGATTGTAATTTTCCACCCGGAGATCAGGCGTTTCCTTTTACTGATCGGAAAAAATGCCTTTTTACAGAAAAACAAAGCCTGGTGGGGTTATTTATTTGGCAGAAAAGAGATAGAAAGAAATAATTTAACCAGGATAAAACCCATTATTGATGCCTGTAAAACCATGAAAAAAACACGTACGGGTGCTTTAATGGTATTTGTTAAATTTTACGACGAACAGTTTTTCGCTAATAGCTGTGAGATTGTGGATGCCAAAATATCAAAACGTTTATTGGAAAGTATCTTCCAGAAAAACAGTCCGCTGCATGATGGTGCCGTGGTGATTTCTGAAAATAAAATTAAAAGTGCCAGTTGTATTTTACCCTTAACAGATAACGACCAGTTGCCATCGCAATTTGGTTTAAGGCACCGTGCCGGGATTGGTGTTTCTGAAACCACAGATGCTGTTGCGGTAATTATTTCAGAAGAAACAGGAGAAATCTCTTATGCAAAGCAAGGTCGTGTAAGGATGAATGTTTCTTTCGGGGAATTGGAGAAATTGCTGAATAAGGATTTTTAG
- a CDS encoding four helix bundle protein, producing the protein MFRKDIYNLTRKFPKDETFGLTSQIKRSSSSIGDCLAEGSARITSKDKAHFISMSYSSAIETINHIIGAYDLEYINEEEYISFRLKLDELTNKLNALRRSILKS; encoded by the coding sequence ATGTTTAGAAAAGACATTTACAACTTGACGAGAAAATTCCCAAAAGATGAAACATTTGGCTTAACCAGTCAGATTAAAAGATCATCCAGCAGCATTGGGGATTGTTTGGCAGAAGGTTCAGCGAGAATTACTTCCAAAGACAAAGCACACTTTATATCCATGTCTTATTCAAGCGCGATAGAAACCATTAATCACATTATCGGAGCATACGATTTAGAGTATATCAATGAAGAAGAATATATTTCATTCAGGTTAAAACTAGATGAATTAACAAACAAGCTAAATGCATTACGCAGATCGATATTAAAGAGTTAA
- the folP gene encoding dihydropteroate synthase codes for MAEKNFFEPKQSLNIKGRLIDLSTPKVMGILNITPDSFYSNSRTKTTDEALTKAAQFLKEGATFIDIGGYSSRPGAKDISSSEEIDRLVPVVEVLTKEFPEAVISIDTFKAKVAEETILAGAHIINDIASGDMDEKMFETVAKLQVPYMIMHMQGTPQNMQQNPIYNNVLLEVIDYLTKKIAALKALHVHDIVIDPGFGFGKTTEHNYELLNQLEAFKIFKLPVLVGFSRKGMIYKTLGTTAAEALNGTTVLNTLALQKGAGILRVHDVKEAVECVRLVERLRG; via the coding sequence ATGGCAGAAAAAAACTTTTTTGAGCCCAAACAAAGCTTAAATATAAAAGGCAGACTTATCGATTTAAGCACGCCAAAAGTGATGGGAATTTTAAACATTACCCCCGATTCTTTTTACAGTAACAGCCGAACGAAAACGACAGACGAAGCCCTAACCAAAGCCGCCCAGTTTTTAAAGGAGGGGGCTACTTTTATCGATATTGGCGGTTATTCATCAAGGCCCGGCGCTAAAGACATTTCTTCAAGTGAAGAAATAGACCGTTTGGTTCCCGTGGTTGAAGTTTTAACAAAGGAATTTCCGGAAGCAGTAATTTCCATCGATACCTTTAAGGCGAAAGTGGCCGAAGAAACCATTTTAGCAGGTGCGCACATCATTAATGATATTGCCAGTGGCGATATGGACGAGAAGATGTTCGAAACCGTAGCCAAACTGCAGGTTCCTTATATGATCATGCACATGCAGGGTACCCCACAAAACATGCAGCAAAACCCCATTTACAATAATGTGCTTTTAGAGGTTATTGATTACCTGACAAAAAAAATTGCCGCACTTAAGGCCCTGCACGTTCACGACATTGTTATTGACCCAGGTTTTGGTTTCGGAAAAACAACGGAGCATAATTACGAACTGCTCAACCAGCTGGAGGCCTTTAAAATATTCAAGCTGCCTGTTTTGGTCGGTTTCTCGCGTAAGGGAATGATTTATAAAACACTTGGCACTACAGCTGCGGAAGCGCTGAACGGAACCACGGTACTTAATACCCTTGCGCTGCAAAAAGGAGCCGGAATTTTAAGGGTGCATGATGTGAAGGAAGCGGTGGAGTGCGTGAGGTTGGTGGAAAGATTGAGAGGTTAA
- a CDS encoding DUF1599 domain-containing protein: protein MAQTNTSIEFDEVIAVCRSLFLKKTKDYGTAWRILRPSSITDQIFIKAQRIRTLEEKKVSKVGEGVVSEYIGIVNYCVIAMMQLELKESDPNEMPYAEVEKLFEGKITETKDLMFAKNHDYGEAWRDMRISSLTDLILMKIFRVKQIEDNEGQTLASEGVKANYQDMLNYSVFALIKLGVK, encoded by the coding sequence TTGGCACAAACAAATACCTCTATAGAATTTGATGAAGTGATTGCGGTTTGCAGATCATTATTTTTAAAAAAGACTAAAGATTACGGCACTGCATGGCGGATTTTAAGACCGAGTTCGATCACCGATCAGATTTTTATCAAAGCACAGCGCATCCGTACACTGGAAGAGAAAAAAGTAAGCAAGGTGGGAGAGGGTGTTGTATCTGAATACATTGGCATTGTAAACTACTGTGTGATTGCGATGATGCAGCTCGAACTGAAAGAAAGCGACCCCAACGAAATGCCTTATGCAGAGGTTGAAAAACTGTTTGAAGGCAAAATAACCGAAACCAAAGATTTAATGTTTGCCAAAAATCATGATTATGGCGAAGCCTGGCGCGATATGCGCATCAGCTCGTTAACCGATCTGATTTTGATGAAGATTTTTAGGGTGAAACAGATTGAAGATAATGAAGGACAAACCCTGGCTTCTGAAGGCGTAAAAGCGAATTATCAGGACATGCTGAATTATTCGGTTTTTGCTTTGATTAAGTTAGGCGTTAAATAA
- a CDS encoding BT_3928 family protein: protein MQNVLLRFSRFFVGALFIFSGLIKANDPLGFGYKLQEYFEVFHMNFLSGIATGIAILLCTLEIVLGALLLLGFWSKKVAWGLLLLIIFFTLLTFISAAFKVVTSCGCFGDAIPLTPWQSFSKDLILLALIIVIFLKKELIQPLFKKESTQRNIAIAVTAVSLGFGLYTYNVLPIIDFLPYKVGAHLPSLMVIPPGEKPDEFEIMYHLKNKKTNEEKDMSDKDYLKTEIWKDNNWEIVGEPIKKLIKKGFEPKIKDLNITDASGTDYTKELIENPYYNLIFVAYDLHSANEAAIGKLNALALNATQQFNIRTVLLTSNSAQDAQAFIKKNNLFSEVFYADAVPLKSMVRANPGVLLLKNGVVINKWHFHNVPTFDQLSRKYFDK, encoded by the coding sequence ATGCAAAATGTACTTTTAAGATTCTCCAGATTTTTTGTTGGTGCCTTATTCATATTTTCAGGATTGATCAAAGCGAACGATCCGCTTGGTTTTGGTTATAAGCTGCAGGAATATTTTGAAGTTTTCCACATGAACTTCCTCAGCGGTATAGCCACAGGTATCGCCATTTTGCTGTGTACTTTGGAAATTGTGCTGGGTGCATTATTGTTATTGGGTTTCTGGAGTAAAAAAGTTGCCTGGGGATTATTGTTGCTGATTATCTTTTTTACGCTGTTAACATTTATTTCTGCCGCATTTAAAGTGGTTACCAGCTGCGGTTGTTTTGGTGATGCTATTCCGCTTACGCCTTGGCAATCGTTCAGTAAAGACCTGATCTTGTTGGCACTGATAATCGTGATTTTCTTAAAGAAAGAACTGATTCAGCCCTTGTTTAAAAAAGAAAGCACGCAAAGAAATATCGCCATAGCAGTTACTGCTGTTTCTTTAGGTTTTGGCTTGTACACCTACAATGTGCTGCCGATTATCGATTTCTTGCCTTATAAAGTGGGTGCACACCTTCCATCATTAATGGTGATTCCTCCGGGAGAAAAGCCTGATGAATTTGAAATCATGTACCACCTCAAGAACAAGAAAACCAATGAGGAGAAGGACATGAGTGATAAGGATTACCTGAAAACGGAAATCTGGAAAGATAATAACTGGGAAATTGTTGGCGAACCAATCAAAAAACTGATCAAAAAAGGATTTGAACCTAAAATAAAAGACCTAAATATTACCGACGCTTCCGGTACAGATTATACTAAAGAACTGATCGAAAACCCCTACTACAACCTGATTTTTGTGGCCTACGATCTTCACAGTGCAAATGAAGCAGCTATTGGTAAATTAAATGCATTAGCCTTAAATGCTACACAGCAGTTTAATATCCGTACGGTATTGCTTACTTCCAATTCCGCTCAGGATGCTCAGGCTTTTATCAAAAAGAACAACCTGTTTTCTGAAGTATTTTATGCAGATGCGGTGCCTTTAAAAAGTATGGTCAGGGCTAATCCCGGTGTTTTGCTGTTGAAGAATGGTGTGGTGATTAATAAATGGCATTTTCATAATGTTCCAACTTTTGATCAGTTAAGCAGAAAATATTTCGATAAATAG
- a CDS encoding ABC transporter permease, with amino-acid sequence MIGYAIKKLMYGLLVMGGVILVVFVLFNILPGDPARMTMGQRADVQSLEAVRKEFGLDRSKPVQFILYINDLSPISILDNDSTSQQKYHYAKLIDFDKKVLALKWPYLRSSYQTKRDVTAILSETVPNTFILALTAMIFATIIGVFLGVLSAVYKDSWIDKSANAFAILGISAPSFFAGIIIAWLFGFVLSNYTGLKMSGSLYSYDPFNGEVLTLRNLWLPMITLGLRPLAIIVQLTRSAMLDVLAQDYIRTARAKGLSRNAIIYKHALKNAMNPVITAISGWFASLLAGSFFVEYIFGYNGLGRTTVTALEMSDFPVVMGSILFIAFVFVVINILVDILYAYVDPRVKLS; translated from the coding sequence ATGATCGGATACGCAATAAAGAAACTGATGTATGGACTACTGGTAATGGGTGGTGTGATATTGGTTGTTTTTGTGCTGTTCAATATTTTGCCCGGCGATCCGGCTCGGATGACGATGGGGCAGCGGGCAGATGTACAATCGCTCGAGGCCGTTCGTAAAGAATTTGGTTTAGATCGCTCCAAGCCTGTTCAGTTTATTTTATATATCAACGATTTATCGCCAATCAGTATCCTGGATAACGATAGCACCAGTCAGCAGAAATACCATTATGCAAAACTGATCGATTTTGATAAAAAAGTGCTGGCGCTGAAATGGCCATATCTACGCAGTTCATACCAAACCAAACGCGATGTTACCGCAATCCTTTCCGAAACGGTACCAAACACCTTTATCCTGGCGCTAACTGCAATGATTTTTGCCACTATTATTGGTGTATTTTTAGGTGTTTTATCGGCGGTTTACAAAGATTCATGGATTGATAAATCAGCCAACGCATTTGCCATTTTAGGGATATCTGCACCTTCTTTTTTTGCAGGAATTATTATTGCCTGGCTCTTCGGATTTGTGCTGAGCAACTACACCGGTTTAAAAATGAGTGGTAGTTTATATTCTTATGATCCATTTAATGGTGAAGTATTGACTCTGAGAAATTTGTGGTTGCCGATGATTACCCTGGGTTTAAGGCCCCTGGCCATTATTGTACAACTTACCAGAAGCGCCATGTTAGACGTGCTGGCACAGGATTACATCAGGACTGCACGCGCTAAAGGATTAAGCAGAAATGCCATTATTTATAAACATGCGTTAAAAAATGCCATGAACCCGGTAATTACAGCCATCTCGGGATGGTTCGCCTCTCTATTGGCAGGTTCCTTTTTTGTAGAATATATTTTTGGTTATAATGGCTTAGGAAGAACAACAGTAACGGCCTTAGAAATGTCTGATTTTCCGGTAGTGATGGGATCTATTCTTTTTATTGCTTTCGTATTTGTGGTGATCAATATCCTGGTTGATATTTTATATGCTTATGTCGATCCCAGGGTTAAATTAAGTTAA
- a CDS encoding DinB family protein yields MQEEEIINYTELADGRIIEMFKLATIELPDAERLFSHVLNAQHIWAQRISGKKPLYGVWDIHPEENFESLSKDNFKLLRAALNNHPLDKRILYTNTRGDQYENSIDEILFHLFNHSTYHRGQVVTLLKKAGFTPPVTDYIMLKRDRML; encoded by the coding sequence ATGCAGGAAGAAGAAATCATCAATTATACCGAGCTTGCCGATGGCCGGATTATCGAAATGTTTAAACTGGCAACAATTGAATTGCCTGATGCAGAACGCTTATTTAGTCATGTGCTTAATGCACAGCATATATGGGCGCAACGGATTTCGGGCAAAAAGCCGCTTTATGGTGTTTGGGATATCCACCCAGAAGAAAATTTTGAAAGTCTTTCTAAAGATAATTTTAAACTGCTCAGGGCAGCATTGAATAATCATCCTTTAGATAAACGTATTTTATATACTAATACAAGAGGCGATCAATATGAAAACAGCATAGATGAAATTTTATTTCATTTATTTAATCATTCTACTTATCATCGCGGACAGGTTGTAACTTTATTAAAAAAGGCAGGATTTACGCCTCCTGTAACCGATTATATTATGTTAAAACGCGACCGTATGTTATAG
- a CDS encoding shikimate kinase has product MKIFLIGYMGCGKSTKAKQLAHRLDCPVIDLDAEIVAKTGKTIAEYFAEFGESGFRDYESEMLKTYDYPETCVVATGGGLPCFFDNMEWMNAHGETVYLQMEPAALVSRLHNRQKRPLIKDLDDEQLLVFIKEKLQERDPFYTKAKIIVDAFDLDGEKLEEALKGSR; this is encoded by the coding sequence ATGAAAATTTTCCTTATCGGATATATGGGCTGCGGCAAAAGCACCAAAGCAAAACAATTGGCACACCGTTTAGATTGCCCGGTGATAGATCTTGATGCTGAAATCGTTGCAAAAACAGGTAAAACCATTGCCGAATATTTTGCAGAATTTGGAGAAAGCGGGTTTAGAGATTATGAAAGCGAAATGCTTAAAACATACGATTACCCTGAAACTTGTGTGGTGGCTACCGGAGGTGGATTGCCATGTTTTTTCGATAATATGGAATGGATGAATGCGCATGGCGAAACGGTATATCTGCAAATGGAACCTGCTGCTTTGGTTTCACGTTTACATAACCGTCAAAAGCGCCCGTTGATTAAAGATTTGGATGATGAACAACTCCTGGTATTCATTAAAGAAAAACTTCAGGAACGAGATCCTTTTTACACAAAAGCGAAAATAATTGTGGATGCATTTGATCTGGATGGAGAAAAGCTGGAGGAAGCGCTTAAGGGAAGTCGTTAG